In Gouania willdenowi chromosome 17, fGouWil2.1, whole genome shotgun sequence, one DNA window encodes the following:
- the LOC114479568 gene encoding intraflagellar transport protein 22 homolog: MESGKTVLANFLSDTTERLGGEYRPTQGVRMVSFECDLESSSDHQPCEVTLWDCSGNFKFESCWPALTTDSCGVVLVYNPTVPSQLREIESWFSMFVSSQGLQDTQCVLVAHRQPGDTHTHADTHSDLASPLSSLMVIQSNLEENPEAVRQHFYTYLQKVVKVVTESRERDEMSIIT, encoded by the exons ATGGAG AGCGGGAAAACAGTTCTTGCTAACTTCCTATCAGACACTACAGAAAGGCTGGGAGGAGAATACAGGCCCACACAGGGAGTGAG gatgGTGTCGTTTGAGTGTGATCTGGAGAGCAGCTCAGACCATCAGCCCTGTGAGGTCACACTGTGGGACTGTTCAGGAAACTTCAA GTTTGAGTCGTGCTGGCCTGCTCTGACCACTGACTCCTGTGGGGTGGTCCTGGTCTATAATCCCACTGTTCCCAGTCAGCTCAGAGAGATAGAGAGCTGGTTCTCCATGTTTGTGTCCTCTCAGGGTCTACAGGACACCCAGTGTGTGCTGGTCGCTCACCGTCAGCCaggcgacacacacacacacgcagacacacactctGACCTAG cgTCTCCTCTGAGCAGTCTGATGGTGATCCAGTCTAACCTGGAGGAGAACCCTGAGGCCGTGAGGCAGCATTTCTACACATATTTACAGAAGGTTGTGAAAGTAGTGACagagagcagagagagagacgAGATGTCCATCATCACATAA